In Porites lutea chromosome 1, jaPorLute2.1, whole genome shotgun sequence, a single genomic region encodes these proteins:
- the LOC140923455 gene encoding uncharacterized protein, with protein sequence MATADSHTSTMTLGEGEKSTVVHIEVTPQQQQQAMVSKPLEAASMEDAGGTVNSSRWSDTETMTLLSLWRANYRLIKGKKRNYQEWNMIAREFNRRVAHCSLGPRTGNQCKVRIKNLLAEYNRTKDQLPHSFPYHDILKEIIANKGAPFNHDDVVRINIPLEMCDASMSSATVVTASPAASLITLPPDNTTPKALRPIAPAPPITPLNAPIANHVGQVQMQVYTEGTTPTPGVTASQNAPSDEESSEEDSPLEETLVSGVKRPHWHNTLSDFLPTRKKPRKNPRPVKMTQSRQDDLSMIAILREFLEDSRKREEDLFKRILQQQLEAESRYQQFTLDVLKEIGKMFKKE encoded by the coding sequence GTTGTTCACATTGAGGTGACCCcccaacaacagcaacaggcAATGGTCTCAAAACCCTTGGAAGCGGCAAGTATGGAAGACGCTGGGGGAACAGTGAACTCGTCACGGTGGTCTGATACAGAAACAATGACACTGTTGAGTTTATGGAGGGCAAATTACCGTTTGATCAAAGGCAAGAAACGGAACTACCAAGAGTGGAATATGATCGCTAGAGAATTTAACCGGCGGGTCGCTCATTGCTCACTAGGTCCCAGAACAGGCAATCAGTGTAAAGTACGAATAAAGAATCTGCTGGCAGAATACAACAGAACAAAGGACCAACTGCCACATTCATTTCCATATCACGATATCTTAAAGGAGATTATTGCCAACAAAGGAGCGCCATTTAATCACGATGATGTAGTGCGAATCAACATTCCATTGGAAATGTGTGATGCCAGTATGAGTTCAGCAACGGTTGTTACCGCTTCCCCTGCTGCAAGTCTGATTACACTGCCACCAGATAACACCACACCCAAAGCCTTGCGCCCCATCGCACCAGCACCCCCGATCACGCCCCTGAATGCCCCCATAGCCAATCACGTGGGGCAGGTACAGATGCAGGTGTACACAGAGGGCACCACACCCACACCGGGGGTCACAGCATCTCAGAATGCTCCCAGCGACGAAGAATCATCTGAAGAAGACAGCCCCTTGGAAGAGACGCTAGTATCGGGCGTTAAAAGACCTCACTGGCACAACACACTCAGTGATTTCTTACCTACCCGGAAAAAGCCCAGGAAGAACCCAAGACCAGTGAAAATGACTCAAAGTAGGCAAGACGATCTCAGCATGATCGCTATTTTGCGGGAATTTTTAGAAGACAGCCGCAAAAGGGAGGAGGATTTGTTCAAGAGAATTCTGCAGCAGCAGTTAGAAGCGGAAAGTAGATACCAACAATTTACGCTCGATGTGCTCAAGGAGAttggaaaaatgtttaaaaaggaGTGA